In Anthonomus grandis grandis chromosome 5, icAntGran1.3, whole genome shotgun sequence, the following are encoded in one genomic region:
- the LOC126736834 gene encoding protein ST7 homolog isoform X1 yields MWDSSMFLSTLTPKFYVALTGTSSLISGLILIFEWWYFRKYGTSFIEQVSINHISPWISGDYREDNVTTTQTTQTPVPECKVWRNPLSLYRGAEYQRFYWATNKEPLTYYDMNLSAQDHQTFFTCEADAGKAEYEIMQTAWRERNPQVRLKAAHNAIEKNSECATAYILLAEEEATTITEAEKILKQAYKVAESNYKRSQSLQHQGALMEAQHRRDTNVLIYIKRRLAMCARRLGKLKEAVKMFRDLTKEVPPIMNVLNIHENLIEALLEMQAYADVQAVLAKYDDISLPKSATICYTAALLKARSVADKFSLDIASKRGLSSAELQAVEAIHRAVEFNPHVPKYLLEMKPLILPPEHVLKRGDSEAISYSFFHLSHWKAIDGALNLLHCTWEGTFRMLPYPLERGHLFYPYPTCTECADRELLPAFHEVSVYPKKELPFFIIFTAGLCSFTAILALLTHQYPELMGVFAKSVVNWVSLPVFYLYDKVEHLIPPNLLQQFMRI; encoded by the exons ATGTGGGACTCTTCTATGTTTTTAAGCACCTTAACTCCAAAGTTCTATGTGGCACTAACTGGAACTTCATCACTGATATCAGGACtgatattaatatttgaatGGTGGTACTTTCGGAAGTATGGGACTTCATTTATTGAACAG GTTTCCATTAATCACATAAGTCCGTGGATCAGCGGAGATTACAGAGAGGACAATGTAACCACAACACAAACAACACAGACTCCAGTACCAGAATGTAAAGTTTGGAGGAATCCCTTAAGCTTATATCGTGGAGCAGAATACCAACGATTCTACTGGGCTACTAACAAAGAACCTTTAACTTATTACGATATGAATCTATCTGCTCAAGATCATCAAACGTTTTTTACTTGCGAGGCTGACGCAg gtaAAGCAGAATATGAAATAATGCAAACTGCATGGCGAGAAAGAAATCCACAAGTAAGGTTAAAAGCAGCTCATAATGCGATCGAAAAGAATTCCGAGTGTGCGACGGCTTATATTCTATTAGCAGAAGAAGAAGCTACTACAATAACAGAAGCTGAAAAGATCCTTAAACAGGCTTATAAAGTAGCTGAAAGCAATTATAAAAGGTCCCAGTCACTACAACATCAGGGAGCTCTTATGGAGGCCCAGCATAGAAG AGATACCAAcgttttaatatacataaaaagaCGACTGGCGATGTGCGCAAGACGACttggaaaattaaaagaggCAGTCAAGATGTTTCGAGATTTGACGAAGGAAGTACCACCAATTATGAACGTACTGAATATACATGAGAATCTCATTGAAGCTTTATTGGAGATGCAGGCTTATGCTGATGTTCAGGCAGTTTTGGCAAAATATGATGACATTTCATTGCCAAAATCTGCTACTATATGTTATACGGCAGCACTATTAAAAGCAAg GAGCGTCGCAGATAAGTTCTCTCTTGACATTGCAAGTAAAAGAGGACTGTCAAGCGCAGAACTGCAAGCAGTAGAAGCAATTCACAGAGCCGTAGAGTTCAACCCCCATGTGCCGAAATACTTACTAGAAATGAAACCTCTTATCCTACCCCCAGAACATGTGTTAAAACGGGGAGACTCTGAAGCCATATCGTACAGTTTCTTCCATTTATCGCATTGGAAAGCTATTGATGGTGCCCTCAATTTACTACACTGCACCTGGGAAGGAACTTTTAGGATGTTGCCTTATCCACTAGAACGGGGTCATTTGTTTTACCCATATCCCACATGCACTGAATGTGCTGACAGAGAACTACTTCCGGCGTTTCATGAAGTGTcggtatacccaaaaaaagaaCTCCcgttctttattatttttacggCGGGTTTATGCTCATTTACAGCAATTTTGGCTCTTTTAACCCATCAGTATCCGGAATTGATGGGAGTTTTTGCCAAAAGTGTTGTGAACTGGGTGTCGTTGCCCGTGTTTTATCTTTACGATAAAGTAGAGCATTTAATACCACCGAACTTGTTGCAGCAGTTTATGCGAATCTAA
- the LOC126736834 gene encoding protein ST7 homolog isoform X2 yields the protein MWDSSMFLSTLTPKFYVALTGTSSLISGLILIFEWWYFRKYGTSFIEQVSINHISPWISGDYREDNVTTTQTTQTPVPECKVWRNPLSLYRGAEYQRFYWATNKEPLTYYDMNLSAQDHQTFFTCEADAEYEIMQTAWRERNPQVRLKAAHNAIEKNSECATAYILLAEEEATTITEAEKILKQAYKVAESNYKRSQSLQHQGALMEAQHRRDTNVLIYIKRRLAMCARRLGKLKEAVKMFRDLTKEVPPIMNVLNIHENLIEALLEMQAYADVQAVLAKYDDISLPKSATICYTAALLKARSVADKFSLDIASKRGLSSAELQAVEAIHRAVEFNPHVPKYLLEMKPLILPPEHVLKRGDSEAISYSFFHLSHWKAIDGALNLLHCTWEGTFRMLPYPLERGHLFYPYPTCTECADRELLPAFHEVSVYPKKELPFFIIFTAGLCSFTAILALLTHQYPELMGVFAKSVVNWVSLPVFYLYDKVEHLIPPNLLQQFMRI from the exons ATGTGGGACTCTTCTATGTTTTTAAGCACCTTAACTCCAAAGTTCTATGTGGCACTAACTGGAACTTCATCACTGATATCAGGACtgatattaatatttgaatGGTGGTACTTTCGGAAGTATGGGACTTCATTTATTGAACAG GTTTCCATTAATCACATAAGTCCGTGGATCAGCGGAGATTACAGAGAGGACAATGTAACCACAACACAAACAACACAGACTCCAGTACCAGAATGTAAAGTTTGGAGGAATCCCTTAAGCTTATATCGTGGAGCAGAATACCAACGATTCTACTGGGCTACTAACAAAGAACCTTTAACTTATTACGATATGAATCTATCTGCTCAAGATCATCAAACGTTTTTTACTTGCGAGGCTGACGCAg AATATGAAATAATGCAAACTGCATGGCGAGAAAGAAATCCACAAGTAAGGTTAAAAGCAGCTCATAATGCGATCGAAAAGAATTCCGAGTGTGCGACGGCTTATATTCTATTAGCAGAAGAAGAAGCTACTACAATAACAGAAGCTGAAAAGATCCTTAAACAGGCTTATAAAGTAGCTGAAAGCAATTATAAAAGGTCCCAGTCACTACAACATCAGGGAGCTCTTATGGAGGCCCAGCATAGAAG AGATACCAAcgttttaatatacataaaaagaCGACTGGCGATGTGCGCAAGACGACttggaaaattaaaagaggCAGTCAAGATGTTTCGAGATTTGACGAAGGAAGTACCACCAATTATGAACGTACTGAATATACATGAGAATCTCATTGAAGCTTTATTGGAGATGCAGGCTTATGCTGATGTTCAGGCAGTTTTGGCAAAATATGATGACATTTCATTGCCAAAATCTGCTACTATATGTTATACGGCAGCACTATTAAAAGCAAg GAGCGTCGCAGATAAGTTCTCTCTTGACATTGCAAGTAAAAGAGGACTGTCAAGCGCAGAACTGCAAGCAGTAGAAGCAATTCACAGAGCCGTAGAGTTCAACCCCCATGTGCCGAAATACTTACTAGAAATGAAACCTCTTATCCTACCCCCAGAACATGTGTTAAAACGGGGAGACTCTGAAGCCATATCGTACAGTTTCTTCCATTTATCGCATTGGAAAGCTATTGATGGTGCCCTCAATTTACTACACTGCACCTGGGAAGGAACTTTTAGGATGTTGCCTTATCCACTAGAACGGGGTCATTTGTTTTACCCATATCCCACATGCACTGAATGTGCTGACAGAGAACTACTTCCGGCGTTTCATGAAGTGTcggtatacccaaaaaaagaaCTCCcgttctttattatttttacggCGGGTTTATGCTCATTTACAGCAATTTTGGCTCTTTTAACCCATCAGTATCCGGAATTGATGGGAGTTTTTGCCAAAAGTGTTGTGAACTGGGTGTCGTTGCCCGTGTTTTATCTTTACGATAAAGTAGAGCATTTAATACCACCGAACTTGTTGCAGCAGTTTATGCGAATCTAA